One genomic region from Rothia dentocariosa ATCC 17931 encodes:
- a CDS encoding DNA gyrase/topoisomerase IV subunit B — MAASNYTARHLSVLEGLEAVRKRPGMYIGSTDSRGLMQCLWEIIDNSVDEALAGYGQSIQIILYRDGSVEVQDDGRGIPTDVEPRTGLSGLEVVFTKLHAGGKFGGGSYTASGGLHGVGASVVNALSSRLDVQVDRGSKTYQMSFRHGLPGVFDSGRTPKPEDSFTPADEKHPALQIVGRAKRGVTGTRVRYWADPQIFTPDARFSYEDLVARARQTSFLIPGLRIAIRDERRIPGTPGEFGPYEEVFQHDGGISEFVEFLAHDSAVTDIWRFSGRGSFTETVPVLGSDGRSKLTEVDRECEVDIALRWGIGYETTIRSFVNIIATPKGGTHSTGFEQGLLKTFRKHLADNARKFKVGNDKVEKDDALAGLTAVLTVRLAEPQFEGQTKEILGTPAVRQIVSKVVGDQLKARLNSTARAEKAQATALCEKVVSEMKTRISARIHKETQRRKTALESSSMPTKLVDCRSTNVEHSELFIVEGDSALGTARLARSSAYQALLPIRGKILNTQRASVTDMLANAECAALIQVIGAGSGRTFELEAARYSKVIMMTDADVDGAHIRTLLLTLMYRYMRPLIEDGRVYAAVPPLHRVEVINRGKPNEMVYTYSERQLHELLGQLQAEGKGYKEPIQRYKGLGEMDADQLAETTMDPRHRMLRRIRIEDAEAAEQAFSLLMGAEVAPRKEFIIAGAHQLDQDNIDI, encoded by the coding sequence TTGGCTGCATCGAACTATACTGCCCGACACCTCTCGGTTCTCGAAGGTCTTGAAGCGGTGCGTAAGCGCCCGGGCATGTATATTGGTTCGACCGACTCCCGCGGTCTTATGCAGTGCCTTTGGGAGATTATTGATAACTCTGTTGATGAAGCTCTTGCCGGTTACGGACAGTCAATTCAGATCATTCTCTACCGAGACGGTTCTGTTGAAGTACAGGACGACGGTCGCGGTATCCCTACCGATGTTGAGCCTCGAACCGGGCTTTCCGGGCTAGAGGTGGTTTTCACGAAACTCCATGCCGGTGGCAAATTTGGCGGCGGATCGTACACAGCATCGGGCGGTCTGCACGGTGTGGGCGCCTCGGTGGTGAACGCGCTTTCATCGCGACTTGACGTTCAGGTAGATCGCGGGTCAAAAACCTATCAGATGTCCTTTCGACATGGGCTACCGGGCGTGTTCGATTCCGGGCGCACCCCTAAGCCTGAAGACTCTTTTACACCTGCAGATGAGAAACATCCTGCGCTTCAGATCGTAGGGCGCGCCAAGCGTGGTGTAACTGGAACCAGAGTACGGTATTGGGCTGATCCGCAGATTTTTACCCCGGATGCGCGTTTTAGCTACGAGGATTTGGTGGCACGTGCCCGCCAAACTTCATTCCTTATTCCCGGGCTGCGCATTGCTATTCGAGACGAGCGGCGCATCCCCGGAACTCCGGGGGAGTTCGGCCCTTACGAAGAGGTCTTTCAGCATGACGGCGGCATTAGCGAGTTTGTTGAATTCCTGGCCCATGACTCTGCCGTGACCGATATTTGGCGTTTTAGCGGCAGAGGCTCTTTTACGGAAACCGTACCCGTTCTAGGCTCGGATGGGCGCTCTAAGCTCACCGAAGTTGACCGTGAGTGCGAGGTTGATATTGCTCTGCGCTGGGGCATTGGCTACGAGACGACAATCCGCAGCTTCGTCAATATTATTGCCACACCCAAAGGCGGCACCCACTCCACGGGGTTTGAACAAGGACTTCTCAAAACATTCCGCAAGCACCTTGCCGACAACGCTCGAAAGTTTAAGGTTGGCAATGATAAGGTCGAGAAAGACGATGCCCTCGCCGGTCTTACCGCCGTGCTGACGGTGCGTCTTGCGGAGCCTCAATTCGAGGGGCAGACAAAGGAAATTCTGGGAACGCCGGCTGTGCGGCAGATCGTCTCTAAAGTAGTTGGTGATCAGCTCAAGGCTCGGCTGAACTCTACGGCACGCGCCGAGAAAGCGCAGGCTACAGCCCTGTGCGAGAAGGTCGTATCTGAGATGAAAACCCGCATCTCAGCGCGCATTCACAAGGAAACTCAGAGGCGCAAAACCGCCTTGGAGTCTTCCTCAATGCCAACAAAACTTGTAGACTGCCGCTCAACAAACGTAGAGCATTCTGAGCTGTTTATTGTGGAGGGCGATTCCGCACTGGGTACCGCCCGCTTGGCGCGTTCCTCGGCCTATCAGGCGCTTCTACCGATTCGCGGCAAAATTCTGAACACTCAGCGTGCCTCAGTAACAGATATGCTGGCGAACGCCGAATGCGCGGCCCTAATCCAGGTAATTGGTGCCGGTTCTGGGCGTACATTCGAGCTGGAGGCGGCACGCTACAGCAAAGTCATCATGATGACCGATGCCGATGTTGACGGTGCTCATATTCGTACCCTGCTTCTTACTCTCATGTACCGGTACATGCGCCCGCTCATCGAAGACGGTCGTGTATATGCGGCTGTACCACCGCTGCATCGTGTAGAGGTTATTAACCGAGGTAAACCGAACGAGATGGTGTATACCTATTCAGAACGTCAGCTGCATGAACTGCTGGGCCAGCTGCAGGCTGAGGGTAAGGGCTATAAAGAGCCCATTCAGCGCTATAAAGGTTTGGGTGAGATGGATGCCGACCAACTTGCCGAAACTACGATGGATCCCCGGCATCGTATGCTACGCCGCATCCGAATTGAAGATGCGGAGGCAGCTGAGCAGGCTTTCTCGCTCCTGATGGGGGCGGAAGTTGCTCCGCGTAAGGAATTTATTATTGCTGGTGCGCATCAGCTCGATCAGGACAATATTGATATTTAG
- a CDS encoding cytochrome ubiquinol oxidase subunit I: MDPLDIGRWQFGITTVYHFFMVPLTLGLGMVVTFLYLRYIFTKKDEYKRMTKFWGKLYLINFAMGVATGLVQEFQFGMAWSEYSRFVGDVFGAPLAMEGLFAFFIESTFLGLWIFGWDKLKPKVHALCLFMAVLGSWVSAYFILVANSWMQHPVGVEMVDGRPRMTDIWAVLTNNTALLTFPHVIFGAIQVAGGFLVGISWYKLWRRRRDGIDIIEDGKVVVGDAEVGGRDKTDYKVWFRSLRIGAIVGLIGFSGVALSGHAQAQLMIHQQPLKMAAAEAACHDGTGFSVLSISSLGSQDCDKVQAVLEVPGALSFLAHEDFTTEVKGVKTLMPEYEAKYGTHLADNPLYGDRAGQKINYLPLMEVTYYGFRGMITLGGIGALSYVYVLWVTRKKGTGTVPEAKWLKTLALWGIWAPFFGNALGWIFTEMGRQPFVVAPNPEGDPSILMFTAAAVSPGVSGEEILFSLIALGTVYGILMVVEIYLLTKYIKAGVVAAMPELVRSEHEQDGEKSGHDKRDVLEFAY; the protein is encoded by the coding sequence ATGGATCCCCTTGACATTGGGCGGTGGCAGTTCGGTATCACGACCGTCTACCACTTCTTTATGGTGCCCCTAACCCTCGGCTTGGGTATGGTCGTCACCTTCCTGTACCTGCGCTATATCTTCACGAAAAAAGACGAATACAAACGTATGACGAAGTTCTGGGGAAAGCTCTACCTCATCAACTTCGCAATGGGTGTGGCAACCGGTTTAGTGCAGGAATTCCAGTTTGGTATGGCCTGGAGTGAATACTCGCGTTTTGTGGGTGACGTCTTTGGTGCGCCGCTAGCTATGGAAGGTCTTTTTGCCTTCTTTATCGAATCAACCTTCCTGGGGCTTTGGATCTTTGGGTGGGACAAACTCAAGCCCAAAGTTCACGCCCTATGCCTCTTCATGGCGGTTCTCGGTTCTTGGGTATCCGCATACTTTATTCTGGTGGCAAACTCCTGGATGCAGCATCCGGTAGGCGTTGAAATGGTCGATGGCCGTCCCCGCATGACTGATATTTGGGCTGTTCTCACAAATAACACCGCGCTTCTTACCTTCCCCCACGTGATCTTTGGCGCCATTCAGGTCGCCGGTGGATTCCTGGTCGGTATTTCTTGGTATAAGCTCTGGCGCCGACGCCGTGACGGCATTGACATCATAGAGGATGGCAAGGTTGTAGTTGGAGATGCCGAAGTTGGCGGTCGTGATAAGACCGACTACAAGGTTTGGTTCCGTTCCCTGCGCATCGGCGCGATTGTGGGTCTCATCGGGTTCTCTGGTGTGGCTCTTAGCGGTCACGCTCAAGCTCAGCTCATGATTCATCAGCAGCCCCTTAAAATGGCGGCTGCCGAGGCGGCATGCCATGACGGTACCGGTTTCTCGGTTCTTTCTATATCTTCTCTGGGGTCTCAAGACTGCGATAAGGTGCAGGCAGTGCTTGAGGTTCCCGGTGCACTCTCATTCCTGGCCCACGAAGATTTCACCACCGAGGTCAAGGGCGTGAAAACCCTTATGCCTGAATACGAAGCTAAATACGGTACGCATCTGGCGGATAACCCGCTTTACGGTGATCGCGCTGGGCAGAAGATCAACTATTTGCCCCTTATGGAAGTCACCTACTACGGATTCCGGGGCATGATCACGCTTGGTGGTATTGGTGCACTTTCGTACGTCTACGTACTGTGGGTTACCCGTAAAAAAGGAACTGGTACTGTTCCCGAAGCCAAGTGGCTGAAAACCCTGGCTTTGTGGGGAATTTGGGCTCCCTTCTTTGGCAACGCCCTCGGTTGGATCTTCACCGAAATGGGACGCCAGCCCTTCGTGGTGGCGCCCAACCCTGAGGGTGACCCATCCATCCTCATGTTCACGGCGGCAGCGGTTTCTCCGGGTGTGAGCGGCGAAGAGATACTATTCTCACTCATCGCCCTAGGAACGGTATACGGCATCCTGATGGTGGTCGAAATTTACCTGCTGACTAAATACATTAAGGCCGGCGTGGTAGCCGCTATGCCCGAACTCGTGCGTTCTGAACATGAGCAGGACGGCGAAAAGAGCGGTCACGATAAGCGCGATGTCTTGGAGTTCGCCTATTAG
- the cydB gene encoding cytochrome d ubiquinol oxidase subunit II, protein MTFDFNIFAGQPLLPTIWFVAIGIFWIGYLILDSFDLGVGMLMSIFAKNEKERRLLLNTIGPVWDGNEVWIVTGGAATFAAFPLWYASLFSALYIPLTLALLALIFRVVAIEYRGKKNDERWIRGWTITLSLSSFFIALLVGALLALTSIGLPINANGDRVGGAFAWASWPVLLGGLSLVGFALVQGLAFVALKTDGDIRHRARTALVRWLPLLLLPIVLWVLYMQVTTGNGISWLCTILAVFAVLFAWISARSSREGRAFAGLSLFMAFGALAIFTALFPNVLPSTLDAAHSLTIANASSSEYTLGVMSVVSGLGLPVIIVYQIWTYWVFRKRLRVENIPDAHDASELVTHPNRAA, encoded by the coding sequence ATGACCTTCGACTTTAATATCTTTGCCGGGCAGCCACTGCTGCCAACCATCTGGTTCGTCGCTATCGGTATTTTCTGGATTGGCTACCTTATCCTCGACAGTTTCGATTTGGGTGTGGGCATGCTCATGAGCATCTTCGCCAAAAACGAGAAAGAGCGACGCCTGCTTCTGAACACGATCGGTCCCGTATGGGATGGTAATGAAGTTTGGATCGTTACCGGTGGTGCTGCCACTTTCGCGGCGTTCCCGTTATGGTACGCATCCCTATTCTCAGCCCTATATATTCCACTAACTTTAGCGTTGCTTGCGCTGATCTTCCGCGTGGTTGCTATTGAGTATCGCGGTAAGAAAAACGATGAACGATGGATTCGCGGTTGGACTATCACTCTCTCGCTATCATCATTCTTCATCGCTTTACTGGTAGGTGCGCTTCTTGCGCTGACCTCCATTGGCTTACCAATTAATGCCAACGGTGACCGTGTAGGCGGTGCCTTCGCCTGGGCTTCCTGGCCCGTACTTCTAGGCGGTCTCTCTCTTGTAGGGTTTGCCCTCGTGCAGGGACTTGCTTTTGTTGCCTTGAAAACCGATGGAGATATACGCCACCGTGCACGCACCGCCCTGGTGCGTTGGCTTCCGCTTCTGCTTTTGCCTATCGTGCTCTGGGTACTGTACATGCAGGTTACAACCGGTAACGGTATTTCCTGGCTATGCACTATTCTTGCCGTATTTGCAGTGCTCTTCGCGTGGATAAGCGCCCGAAGCTCACGCGAAGGCCGTGCCTTCGCAGGTCTGAGCCTCTTCATGGCTTTTGGCGCGCTGGCGATTTTCACCGCTCTTTTCCCCAACGTACTACCTTCAACCTTGGACGCGGCTCATTCGCTCACCATTGCAAACGCTTCAAGCTCGGAGTACACACTCGGAGTCATGAGCGTTGTGAGCGGATTAGGACTGCCCGTTATTATCGTGTACCAAATCTGGACATACTGGGTGTTCCGCAAGCGTTTGCGCGTTGAAAACATCCCCGATGCCCACGATGCTAGCGAGCTGGTGACGCACCCGAACAGGGCGGCATAG
- the cydC gene encoding thiol reductant ABC exporter subunit CydC codes for MSPRANKTQRNNDKRPPLGPDARKNLGIFGLITGIHTLATVIFSAALASLIARAAHAGFTALAAEHEHLKAASDPETYRALIEFSGNSQAKLDSTNGWLLGLGNLLGTGNAITWGLIVTALIALAVRAGADYALSVSAQRAAVGAKASIRQKLVHRVLATGGADTPEGTGATAVLLARGLNALDDYYTKTLTAFVSVAVVPVLLWLIVLSLDITSALVLACTLPLIPIFMILIGKTTREDTAAAQAELHRLSDHILELIRGLPVLIGLGRERAQTRALRKLGEQYRERTMQTLRSAFMSSLALELITTISVALIAVLIGVRLVQGTLGLDTAILVLLLAPECYQPLRDVGAAYHQSEDGIAALRSARTVLDTPVPEASADASCEKVSTAPETPEHLVIENLSVTYPGRTQILNSVNLNIPRTSKRPSAAGKQRGALVGILGPSGCGKSTLLGVLSGSVRDGLVPTGASEPIKVTGRIIGTGSPLSIPQNPIFAAPTVLHEMALYAFSADRSEEDYAAKLLTGETQICPSDRERLENYLWNLGLENLSELSPESLSAGQARRLACARILARIDALHRAADHHQNLQITVLVDEPTAHLDAHAAHLVTQSLDALAERGVTVLIVTHETELTEYCDSVVQASAVVEGAHAKPSHEQAYRWSIVQNETPKIIPAAAPHKQDSADTFAEHSPTLHNAPEKMVRENTGHAVGVVKTLKTLRNLTGLGILQGLPPVILAALTSLAAISLTALSGWLIVRAAEGPAMMFLMVAIVGVRFFGLGRACARYAERLLTHAKVLTAANNLRVRAWTGAYLNVGSVRALLRGDALLERLIGGIDELRDRIPRVLIPPAAHVLVMLTALITTIVVLPQAIVPVALAALITTILVPWAVTRADAHAEETTRESTAELLRLGAGVLSAAEDIRANGVAPSIEIATTRLNDRNVAALTRTSYAQGLGRALVTLSWFGAALWCAIIAYPLAVSGTVGAPESAAVVLMCTAMIESSVQHIEAVRSWPSFATLLAQIAPGIADENSISDLEDDTQDTSHAGRVRAPQGQEPALELVDAAARWPSMDKPVFEHLNATAHTGKWTGITGPSGSGKSTVLATLLGFLPLEAGEIRSYGKALGNDQLRGYAAWCPQAAHIFESTLEGNLLLARDHADRPSEEQMIGALQRVGLGEWYSTLPEGLHTRVGAGGGFLSGGQRQRLAVARALLVESPVLLLDEPTAHLDSESAAALMTDLDTATRTSGMATVLVSHRPEDIARCDAVVTLE; via the coding sequence GTGAGCCCACGCGCCAATAAAACACAGCGCAACAACGATAAACGTCCTCCGCTAGGACCAGACGCCCGTAAAAACCTAGGGATTTTCGGGCTTATCACCGGGATACACACACTGGCAACCGTGATCTTTAGCGCGGCGCTCGCATCCCTCATTGCCCGGGCAGCCCACGCCGGATTTACTGCGCTCGCCGCCGAGCACGAGCATCTAAAGGCCGCCAGCGATCCAGAAACCTATCGCGCTCTCATCGAATTCTCGGGTAACTCACAAGCGAAACTCGACAGTACCAATGGATGGCTTCTAGGACTAGGCAATCTTCTTGGCACCGGAAACGCCATAACGTGGGGGCTAATCGTTACGGCGCTGATAGCGCTTGCTGTACGTGCAGGCGCCGATTACGCGCTGTCCGTAAGTGCTCAGCGTGCAGCCGTAGGAGCCAAAGCAAGTATCCGCCAAAAACTTGTGCATCGTGTCTTAGCCACAGGAGGGGCAGACACCCCTGAAGGTACAGGTGCAACCGCCGTTCTGCTGGCGCGGGGACTGAACGCGCTCGATGATTATTACACTAAAACCCTGACCGCCTTTGTCTCGGTCGCCGTAGTGCCCGTTCTACTATGGCTTATTGTGCTCTCACTGGATATCACAAGTGCCCTCGTTCTAGCGTGCACCCTGCCGCTTATTCCCATCTTCATGATACTTATCGGTAAAACCACACGTGAAGATACCGCCGCTGCTCAAGCCGAGCTGCACCGTCTATCAGACCATATTCTTGAACTCATCCGTGGGCTGCCCGTGCTGATTGGGCTGGGGCGTGAACGTGCACAAACTCGTGCCCTCAGGAAGCTGGGTGAACAATACCGCGAACGTACCATGCAGACGCTTCGCAGCGCATTTATGTCTTCGCTCGCTTTAGAACTTATCACGACCATCTCGGTGGCGCTGATCGCCGTGCTCATTGGCGTGCGTTTGGTACAGGGCACACTCGGACTCGATACCGCAATCCTTGTACTCCTGCTGGCTCCTGAATGTTACCAGCCTTTGCGTGATGTAGGTGCAGCCTACCACCAATCTGAAGACGGCATAGCCGCACTCCGGTCTGCACGTACAGTCCTTGATACTCCCGTACCAGAAGCCTCTGCGGATGCTTCCTGCGAAAAGGTATCGACGGCTCCCGAAACACCCGAGCACCTTGTGATTGAGAACCTCTCGGTCACATACCCCGGACGTACACAGATCTTAAACTCAGTAAACCTGAACATTCCACGTACTTCGAAGCGCCCAAGCGCGGCAGGAAAACAGCGCGGAGCGTTAGTAGGCATTCTGGGACCATCAGGATGTGGTAAATCAACGCTCCTCGGAGTACTTTCCGGGAGCGTCCGCGACGGATTGGTACCAACCGGAGCATCCGAACCGATTAAGGTAACCGGACGCATTATAGGTACCGGCAGCCCCCTGAGTATTCCGCAGAATCCTATTTTCGCCGCTCCCACAGTCCTGCACGAGATGGCGCTCTATGCCTTCAGCGCCGATCGCAGCGAAGAGGACTATGCGGCTAAACTTCTCACGGGGGAAACACAGATATGCCCCTCAGATCGTGAACGCCTAGAGAACTATTTGTGGAATCTCGGGCTCGAAAACCTGAGCGAGCTCAGCCCCGAATCGCTCAGCGCGGGTCAAGCGCGCAGGTTGGCGTGCGCCCGCATCTTAGCTCGCATTGATGCCCTCCACCGTGCAGCCGATCACCATCAAAATCTCCAGATTACCGTTCTAGTAGATGAACCTACCGCCCACCTGGACGCACACGCCGCCCACCTTGTAACTCAGTCTCTGGACGCACTCGCAGAACGCGGAGTAACCGTTCTAATCGTGACCCATGAAACGGAACTTACCGAGTACTGCGATAGTGTGGTGCAGGCATCGGCGGTAGTCGAGGGAGCGCATGCGAAACCATCGCATGAGCAAGCGTATCGGTGGAGCATCGTCCAGAATGAGACACCCAAGATTATCCCCGCTGCAGCCCCGCATAAGCAGGACTCAGCCGATACCTTTGCTGAGCATAGCCCAACGTTACACAACGCTCCTGAAAAGATGGTTCGAGAAAACACAGGACATGCTGTCGGAGTCGTGAAAACCCTCAAAACACTGCGGAATCTTACGGGACTAGGTATATTACAGGGACTGCCGCCGGTCATTCTTGCCGCCCTCACCTCCCTTGCCGCAATTTCTCTGACCGCGCTCTCAGGATGGCTTATCGTACGCGCAGCCGAAGGTCCAGCCATGATGTTCCTTATGGTAGCTATCGTGGGCGTGCGCTTCTTTGGGCTAGGGCGTGCCTGTGCTCGATATGCCGAGCGTTTGCTCACCCACGCTAAAGTCTTGACCGCAGCGAATAATCTGCGTGTGCGCGCCTGGACCGGGGCCTATCTTAATGTTGGCAGCGTGCGGGCCCTGCTTCGCGGAGACGCCCTGCTGGAAAGGCTTATTGGCGGCATAGATGAGCTGCGCGACAGGATTCCGCGTGTTCTCATTCCACCTGCCGCACATGTGCTTGTGATGTTAACAGCACTAATAACCACCATTGTTGTGCTACCTCAGGCTATTGTGCCCGTAGCGCTCGCAGCTTTGATAACAACAATTCTCGTGCCATGGGCTGTTACGCGCGCGGACGCTCACGCTGAGGAAACCACACGTGAAAGTACAGCTGAGCTTTTGCGTTTAGGCGCGGGTGTACTGAGTGCCGCAGAAGATATTCGCGCTAACGGGGTTGCGCCGAGCATCGAGATTGCTACAACACGTTTGAATGACCGCAATGTTGCCGCATTGACTCGCACCTCGTATGCCCAAGGTCTTGGTAGGGCGCTTGTGACCCTGAGCTGGTTCGGAGCAGCACTGTGGTGCGCAATTATCGCGTATCCGTTAGCGGTATCGGGAACGGTAGGTGCTCCGGAATCTGCCGCCGTAGTTCTTATGTGTACGGCAATGATAGAAAGTTCCGTGCAGCATATAGAAGCAGTGCGTTCGTGGCCTTCTTTTGCCACTCTGTTGGCGCAGATTGCTCCCGGTATTGCGGATGAAAATAGTATTTCAGACCTTGAGGACGATACACAGGATACATCTCATGCTGGGCGTGTTCGCGCCCCTCAGGGGCAGGAACCTGCTCTTGAACTTGTCGATGCTGCCGCTCGGTGGCCGAGCATGGACAAGCCCGTTTTTGAGCATCTTAACGCTACGGCGCATACCGGAAAGTGGACGGGAATTACCGGTCCCTCAGGTTCGGGCAAGAGCACCGTGCTGGCGACTCTTTTGGGCTTCCTGCCGTTGGAAGCTGGCGAAATTCGCTCCTACGGGAAAGCACTGGGGAACGATCAGCTCCGCGGGTATGCGGCATGGTGCCCACAGGCTGCGCATATTTTTGAATCTACTCTTGAAGGCAATTTACTCTTGGCGCGCGATCATGCTGATCGCCCGAGCGAAGAACAAATGATAGGGGCCCTGCAACGTGTAGGTTTGGGGGAGTGGTACAGCACCTTGCCGGAAGGTCTGCACACTCGTGTTGGTGCTGGTGGCGGGTTCCTTTCGGGAGGTCAACGGCAGCGTCTT